CATCCTCAATGGAACAGATTACATCAGCTGGGAATCAAGCAAGCACCTGCCATACGTTGCCAGCCCATTAGTTAGCGAAAACCGAGTCTACCTCGTTAAGTCGATGGGATTGATCAGCTGCTTAAACACAGAAACAGGAACTTCTTTTTACTCAGGCCTGCGAACGGGTGAAAAATGTGAGTATTTTTCATCTCCCATCCTTGCTGATGGCAAACTAGTGATCTGCTCCAACTACGGCACCGTATTTATAATAAAGGACAGTGAAGCATTTGAAATCCTTGCCACGAACTCTCTAGAGGAAGAAATCATTTCCACTCCAGCAGTATCAGACAATACGCTCTACATTCGATCTCTCCATTCACTCTGGGCTTTTAAGGAGCATAGAACAGGAGCGGATTAACATGGGTAGGAAGTTCAACTTGTATTGAGCTCACCTAATGACGCTTGGTCTCTTATTTACTCAGATTCTTTCTTGAGCAAAACTGGTTAAGCACAGATTCATCGATCTCCAATCCGAGACCGGGTCCTGCAGGCAGCTCCACAAATCCATCCTTTTGTTCGAAAGTCACGGACGCCAAATCGTTGCGAATCGGATTTGGCGTTTGATCGAACTCCATAACAGGCTCCTGTTCGTAGGGCCTCGGTGTTCGTGCATAAGGACAAGGTGGAAACGTTGAGGTCAGGCTAATACTGGCTGAAATCATGATCGCCGATCCCCACACATGCGGATTCACCTGAATCCCCATGGCATTGGCTGTAGTAGCCACATTGCGAAATTCAGATATACCACCCACAAACCGAACATCGGGCTGGGCGATATCCAGAGCTCTTTGTGACAGGAAATCTCGGGCATCAAAACGATTGTACCAAACTTCACCGCCAGCTACGGTGATAGGCTGACCGGCTTTTACCTCAAGATAGCCATCCACATCGTTGGCCATTACTGGTTCTTCAAACCAATGGATATCCAAATCAGCTAATTGATTTCCGGCATCAATGGCAGTTGAAACATTGTAGGCTTTGTTGGCATCGACCATCAAGTATTGTTCGGGACCGATCGCTTCCCGAATGGCAGCCACTCGCTCTAGGTCTTCCTTCACACTGAGACCCCCCACTTTGGTTTTCATCCCAGCGTACCCAGCATCTACATACGATTGCGCCTCGGCTTTCAATTTTTCGTAGTCAGGATCATCCTGATAGTAAAGCCCTGTTGCATACACCGGCACTTTTTCACGAACCGGCCCTCCTAAAAGCTCAGAAACACTCTTACCGGAAACTTTCCCAGCAATATCCCAAAGTGCTATGTCGACAGCGCTAAGCGCACCACCCCCGAAGCCACCGGCTAGATTGTCATTATGCAGGCTATGAAATAAACGATGCCAGTGTGCATTAATGGATCCTGGATCCTTACCTAAAAGCAAGGGAGCGAAGATATCGTGAATAACTGATTGAGAAGGCAATCCTCCACCTTCCCCCCATCCTACAATTCCCTCATCTGTCGAAATTTTGCAGATAAGCGCAGTTCGTTTCTCAGCCCACCCTTGTGACCATCCAAACGGTTCATCAATGGGACTCTCCAGGTAGAAAGTTTCTATACAATCAATTTTCACGAAGCTACATACTTCTATAAAGAGAGAATGCTTTCAATGGGAATGTTTCCCTGAATTTACAGGCCAAACACCTAGACCGTTGACTTCGATGTCAATGATCTCAAACATAAAAATTCTCATGAACCTCCGTAAAGCGCTCGAAAACGAAACCGTATCCCACGTTGGGTTTCCTGCGCCCGTCACCATCCAACAAGATCAGCCAGTTCGAAGGGCAGTCGAGCGCATGAAAAGGCGTCGCGTAGGCTGTATTCTAATACTGAGCGGAGAAAGCCTGGTGGGTATTTTTACCGAACGGGATCTGATTACCCGGGTACTAGGACAACGTGGAACAATGGACCTGGCAGTTTCGGAATTGATGACACCGAAGCCTGAGGTCGCACGGACCGATGAGCCCATCAAAGTGGTGCTTTCTCGATTCATGCAAAAAGGCATGCGCCACCTTCCTGTGCTCGATTCGGCCGACCGTCCTGTGGGTACCTTATCCGTTAGGCGTGCCGTACATTTCCTTTCCGATCACACATCAGATACCCTGTATAATCTTCCTCCTACTCACAACCAAGTGCCAACCGCCCGCGGAGGCGGCTGATTCACACTCCAATGCTTTGTCCCTACTGTGGTTTCGAAAACATCGTTGGTGCTGACACCTGCGAAGGCTGCAGCCAAGATCTGACCAGCCTGGAAAACCACGGTCCACAGTCAGATATGGAGCAAAGTATCCTGGTCACTTCACTGGCCCATCTGGGACCGAAGATTCCAGTCATCGTCTCCCCAACTATCAGTGTTGAAAATGTAATTTCGATCCTTCAGGAAAACCACATCGGTTGCGTATTGGTAGGCAGCTCCGACCGGATAGTAGGTATTTTCAGTGAGCGAGATGCACTCAATAAAGTGGCAAGACGCTTCAAAGAAGTAGCTCCACAACCTATCTCGCGCTTCATGACATCCGATCCTGAAACGCTCGATGCGAACACTCCCATTGCATTTGCCATCAACGAAATGTCCGTCGGGCACTTTCGTCATTTGCCAGTTACCTACAAAGGAAAACTTGAGGGTGTCATCTCCATCAGAGACATGCTGCAATTCCTAAGCTCGAAATTCCCTGATCTCATTCACGCCTCTTAACCCTCTCCTACAAAAATTCCATTTTCTAGAGATGAAGATTTACCCATCCAATTTACACTATATCCAGCATTTCATACTGTATTTTGCTGCATTCTACTTATTTGCAGCTAGCGGTATTGATGCCGCCGATACGAGCCAACCGAACATTATCGTCATCATGACCGATGACATGGGATACGCAGGACCGAGCATCGACCCCTACAGCAATCCGCATTACGAAACACCAGGCATGGACCAACTAGCACGGGAAGGTCTGTTGTTTACCGACTTCCACAGTTCGAGTCCCGTCTGCTCCCCTACCCGCACAGGCCTACTGACAGGGCGTTACCAACGACGGGCTGGTATTGAGGCCGTCATTCACCCCTACTCGGGTCATCCAGAACATCGGAAGGGATTGAAAAAAACAGAAAAAACCTTTGCGGAGCTGTTCGGAGCAGCCGGCTACAAAACAGGTATCGTGGGTAAGTGGCATATGGGATATCCGGAAAAGAATCCTGAATATCACCCAGACAACCACGGCTTCGATTACTTTCGCGGTTACCACAGTGGAAATATTGATTACATCAATCATTGGGGAGACCACTACGAGCATGACTGGTGGCATGGTCGCACCGAGACCGTAGAAGAAGGATACACGACTCATTTGATCAATAAGTACGCCTTGGAATTCATCGAAGATAACAAAGACCAGCCTTTCTGCCTCTATATCGCCCATGAGTCTCCCCATGCACCGATTCAGGGACCCAATGACCCCATTCAGCGTGGCCCCGGACTGGAAGAACGGGAAACACCCATGGAAGAAGCCATGAAACAGATGATGCTGGAAATGGATATAGGTGTAACGCAGGTTCGCGAAAAGGTGGTGGAGCTGGGTTTGGAGAAGAACACATTGATTCTGTTCTTTTCTGACAATGGGGATGCGCCCAACACAGCGAGCGGCAGTCCGCTTCTTCGTGCTCACAAAGGGTCGGTTTACGAAGGAGGCCACAGAGTTCCGGCTATCGCCTGGTGGCCCGGACGAATTGAAGCCGGCACACGCACAGACGCACAGGCTATCACCATTGATGTCATGCCGACGATACTGTCCATCGCCGGCATCGATACAGACAGTGATCGCCCCATGGACGGAATCGATATTTCACCTGTTCTATTTGAACATGGGCCGCTACCGGACCGACCACTCTTCTGGTCCTACCTATCCAACGGTGGTGCCCGTTCCGAGGCTATGCGCCATGGATCCTGGAAACTAGTTCTTCAACATCCCGGAGCGCCCGAAGGCACCTACCTCAATCAAGTAGCAGAACTCTACAACTTGGAGAAAGATCTTGGTGAAACGACGAATCTACTAAGCAGACAACCTAAACAAGCTGCTCGTATGCTTCAGCAACTATACGCTTGGTTGAAGGAAACAGAGGCAACTCAAACACCCCAAGAGGGTGACTGGGTTGAATCCGGCCTAACAGGTGCGGAAGCAAATGCGGCATTCAAGAAATTCCGCGATGAGACTCAAGCATCCTACTCTACAAAGCCCTGACTCTTGCAGATCGAATTTGAACGTCTGCCCCACCATTAAAGAGTATTCGAATGGGACCTTCACTAGCCGAGCTTTCTTCAACATAATCACTTACGTAGCGATTATTGATCCACAGTTGATGCCGTCCGTTGTGGACGCGAATGCGATAGCGGTTCCACTCACCATTTTGAAATTTGGACCAGGAGGCTTCGTCCGATCCTGCAACCGGTGTTGATATGCCATCTCCAGAACCACCTCGGTAAGCGATGCGAAAGGCGTTGTCTGAAGACGTTCGTACACCGGCTTCAAACTCGAAGTGTTCGTAATCATCCATCGTTGCCAGTTCAAAACTAGCAGCCCCTGACAAACGAATTTCTCCACGACGCTGACTGTATTCACCGATCCCTGACGGCATGGTCCACGTATTGAGCTGCTCAAGCGAGTTCCACCG
This genomic stretch from Opitutia bacterium ISCC 52 harbors:
- a CDS encoding mandelate racemase/muconate lactonizing enzyme family protein, giving the protein MKIDCIETFYLESPIDEPFGWSQGWAEKRTALICKISTDEGIVGWGEGGGLPSQSVIHDIFAPLLLGKDPGSINAHWHRLFHSLHNDNLAGGFGGGALSAVDIALWDIAGKVSGKSVSELLGGPVREKVPVYATGLYYQDDPDYEKLKAEAQSYVDAGYAGMKTKVGGLSVKEDLERVAAIREAIGPEQYLMVDANKAYNVSTAIDAGNQLADLDIHWFEEPVMANDVDGYLEVKAGQPITVAGGEVWYNRFDARDFLSQRALDIAQPDVRFVGGISEFRNVATTANAMGIQVNPHVWGSAIMISASISLTSTFPPCPYARTPRPYEQEPVMEFDQTPNPIRNDLASVTFEQKDGFVELPAGPGLGLEIDESVLNQFCSRKNLSK
- a CDS encoding CBS domain-containing protein, with the protein product MNLRKALENETVSHVGFPAPVTIQQDQPVRRAVERMKRRRVGCILILSGESLVGIFTERDLITRVLGQRGTMDLAVSELMTPKPEVARTDEPIKVVLSRFMQKGMRHLPVLDSADRPVGTLSVRRAVHFLSDHTSDTLYNLPPTHNQVPTARGGG
- a CDS encoding sulfatase-like hydrolase/transferase; translation: MKIYPSNLHYIQHFILYFAAFYLFAASGIDAADTSQPNIIVIMTDDMGYAGPSIDPYSNPHYETPGMDQLAREGLLFTDFHSSSPVCSPTRTGLLTGRYQRRAGIEAVIHPYSGHPEHRKGLKKTEKTFAELFGAAGYKTGIVGKWHMGYPEKNPEYHPDNHGFDYFRGYHSGNIDYINHWGDHYEHDWWHGRTETVEEGYTTHLINKYALEFIEDNKDQPFCLYIAHESPHAPIQGPNDPIQRGPGLEERETPMEEAMKQMMLEMDIGVTQVREKVVELGLEKNTLILFFSDNGDAPNTASGSPLLRAHKGSVYEGGHRVPAIAWWPGRIEAGTRTDAQAITIDVMPTILSIAGIDTDSDRPMDGIDISPVLFEHGPLPDRPLFWSYLSNGGARSEAMRHGSWKLVLQHPGAPEGTYLNQVAELYNLEKDLGETTNLLSRQPKQAARMLQQLYAWLKETEATQTPQEGDWVESGLTGAEANAAFKKFRDETQASYSTKP
- a CDS encoding CBS domain-containing protein, yielding MLCPYCGFENIVGADTCEGCSQDLTSLENHGPQSDMEQSILVTSLAHLGPKIPVIVSPTISVENVISILQENHIGCVLVGSSDRIVGIFSERDALNKVARRFKEVAPQPISRFMTSDPETLDANTPIAFAINEMSVGHFRHLPVTYKGKLEGVISIRDMLQFLSSKFPDLIHAS